One Pseudomonas sp. AN-1 genomic region harbors:
- the lpxB gene encoding lipid-A-disaccharide synthase encodes MVRPLKIALVAGEASGDILGAGLMQVIKARHPDVRFIGVGGPRMQAEGLDSYFPMERLAVMGLVEVLGRLPELLKRRRGLIRTLIDEQPDAFVGIDAPDFNLGVELKLRQAGIRTVHYVSPSVWAWRQKRVLKIQRACDLMLTLFPFEAQFYEAQQVPVCFVGHPLADVIPLTADRAAARAALGLPEQGAVVALLPGSRGGEVERLGGLFLDAAERLRALRPGLRFVLPCASAERRAQVEAMLAGRDLQVSLLDGRSHEALAACDAVLIASGTATLEALLFKRPMVVAYRVAPLTYRILRRLVKSPYISLPNLLAGRLLVPELIQDAATPEALAGALAPLIDDGQVQTEGFDAIHRALRRGASERAAEAVLRLVEGA; translated from the coding sequence ATGGTCCGTCCCCTGAAGATCGCCCTGGTCGCCGGCGAGGCGTCCGGCGACATCCTCGGCGCCGGCCTGATGCAGGTCATCAAGGCCCGCCACCCCGATGTCCGCTTCATCGGTGTCGGCGGGCCGCGCATGCAGGCCGAGGGCCTCGATTCGTACTTCCCGATGGAGCGCCTGGCGGTGATGGGCCTGGTCGAGGTGCTCGGCCGCCTGCCCGAACTGCTCAAGCGCCGCCGCGGCCTGATCCGCACCCTGATCGACGAACAGCCGGACGCGTTCGTCGGCATCGATGCCCCGGACTTCAACCTCGGCGTCGAATTGAAGCTGCGCCAGGCCGGTATCCGCACCGTGCACTACGTCAGCCCCTCGGTGTGGGCCTGGCGGCAGAAGCGCGTGCTGAAGATCCAGCGCGCCTGCGACCTGATGCTCACCCTGTTCCCCTTCGAGGCGCAGTTCTACGAGGCGCAGCAGGTGCCGGTGTGCTTCGTCGGTCACCCGCTGGCCGACGTCATCCCCCTGACGGCCGACCGGGCCGCCGCGCGCGCCGCTCTCGGCCTGCCGGAGCAGGGCGCGGTGGTGGCGCTGCTGCCCGGCAGTCGCGGCGGCGAGGTCGAGCGTCTCGGTGGCCTGTTCCTCGACGCCGCCGAGCGCCTGCGCGCGCTGCGTCCGGGGCTGCGCTTCGTGCTGCCCTGCGCCAGCGCCGAGCGCCGCGCCCAGGTCGAGGCCATGCTCGCCGGGCGCGACCTGCAGGTCAGCCTGCTCGACGGCCGCTCCCACGAGGCTCTGGCCGCCTGCGATGCGGTGCTGATCGCCTCCGGCACCGCGACCCTCGAGGCGCTGCTGTTCAAGCGGCCGATGGTGGTGGCCTACCGGGTGGCGCCGCTGACCTACCGCATCCTCAGGCGCCTGGTGAAGAGTCCGTACATCTCGCTGCCCAACCTGCTGGCCGGGCGCCTGCTGGTCCCCGAGCTGATCCAGGACGCCGCCACGCCGGAAGCACTGGCCGGCGCGCTGGCGCCGCTGATCGACGATGGCCAGGTGCAGACCGAGGGCTTCGATGCCATCCACCGCGCCCTGCGCCGCGGCGCCTCCGAGCGCGCCGCCGAGGCGGTGTTGCGGCTGGTGGAGGGCGCCTGA
- the tilS gene encoding tRNA lysidine(34) synthetase TilS, whose product MSLESRLLQVLEPWRQAPAWKIAFSGGLDSTVLLHLLVRLRESHALPPLSAIHIHHGLQSVADSWAALCRAQCEALGIPLQVRHVKVDEGASLERAAREARYAAFAELLGAGEVLLTAQHRDDQAETLLLRLLRGAGVRGLAAMPASRPLAAGRLLRPLLGMTRVELETWATREQLAWVEDPSNLDIRLARNFLRHEILPRLAQHWPAAGAVLARDAEQLAEADDLLGELAELDLAGARPAAEPAWLALPSLALAPLLALSEARQRNALRHWLRALTRLPEREHWAGWVDLRDARGDAEPVWRLEGGELRRAGGRLWWLNGDWLQAPPPSAIDWSDPARPLPLPGNGRVRLEGALPGRPLQIRYRQGGEVLELLGRGRRDLKRLLQESGLPAFVRTRLPLLYAGGELLAVANLPGLQARLQPALRLVWESPTAGPGLS is encoded by the coding sequence ATGTCCCTCGAATCCCGCCTCCTGCAAGTCCTCGAGCCCTGGCGCCAGGCGCCGGCCTGGAAGATAGCCTTCTCCGGCGGACTGGATTCCACCGTCCTGCTCCACCTGCTGGTGCGCCTGCGCGAGTCCCATGCGCTGCCGCCGCTGTCCGCCATCCACATCCATCACGGCCTGCAGAGCGTCGCCGACAGCTGGGCCGCCCTGTGCCGCGCCCAGTGCGAGGCACTGGGCATTCCCCTGCAGGTGCGCCATGTGAAAGTCGACGAGGGCGCCAGTCTCGAGCGCGCCGCCCGCGAGGCCCGCTACGCCGCCTTCGCTGAGCTGCTCGGGGCCGGCGAGGTGCTGCTGACCGCCCAGCACCGGGATGACCAGGCCGAGACCCTGCTGCTGCGCCTGCTGCGTGGTGCCGGGGTGCGCGGCCTGGCGGCCATGCCGGCCAGTCGGCCGCTGGCGGCGGGGCGGCTGCTGCGCCCGCTGCTGGGGATGACGCGGGTGGAGCTGGAGACCTGGGCGACGCGTGAGCAGCTCGCCTGGGTCGAGGATCCGAGCAACCTGGACATCCGCCTGGCGCGCAACTTCCTGCGTCACGAGATCCTGCCGCGGCTGGCGCAGCACTGGCCGGCGGCCGGCGCGGTACTGGCGCGCGACGCCGAGCAGCTGGCCGAGGCCGACGACCTGCTCGGCGAGCTGGCCGAGCTGGACCTGGCGGGGGCGCGCCCGGCGGCCGAGCCGGCCTGGCTGGCACTGCCCTCGCTGGCGCTGGCGCCGCTGCTGGCGCTGTCCGAGGCGCGTCAGCGCAATGCCCTGCGCCACTGGCTGCGCGCGCTGACCCGGCTGCCCGAGCGCGAGCACTGGGCCGGCTGGGTCGATCTGCGCGACGCTCGGGGCGATGCGGAGCCCGTCTGGCGCCTCGAGGGGGGCGAGCTGCGCCGGGCCGGCGGGCGGCTGTGGTGGCTGAATGGCGACTGGCTGCAGGCGCCGCCGCCATCCGCCATCGACTGGAGCGATCCGGCGCGGCCGCTGCCGCTGCCCGGCAACGGTCGGGTGCGGCTGGAAGGGGCGCTTCCCGGGCGGCCTCTGCAGATCCGCTATCGCCAGGGCGGGGAGGTGCTCGAGCTGCTCGGGCGCGGTCGTCGCGACCTCAAGCGCCTGCTGCAGGAAAGTGGCCTGCCGGCTTTCGTGCGTACCCGCCTGCCCCTGCTGTACGCTGGTGGCGAGCTGCTGGCGGTGGCCAATCTGCCCGGGTTGCAGGCCCGTCTGCAGCCGGCACTGCGACTGGTCTGGGAGTCGCCGACCGCCGGTCCGGGTTTGAGCTGA
- the fabZ gene encoding 3-hydroxyacyl-ACP dehydratase FabZ, translating to MMDINEIRELLPHRYPFLLVDRVVEMDLEEKRIRAYKNVTINEPFFNGHFPGHPIMPGVLIIEAMAQAAGLLGFSMMGAKAAADTLYLYVGSDNLRFRSPVTPGDQLILEARVLSTKRGLWKFECQASVDGKAVCSGEIICAEQKK from the coding sequence ATGATGGATATCAACGAGATTCGCGAACTCCTGCCGCACCGCTACCCGTTCCTGCTGGTGGATCGGGTGGTGGAGATGGATCTCGAGGAAAAGCGCATCCGCGCCTACAAGAACGTGACCATCAACGAGCCGTTCTTCAATGGCCACTTCCCGGGCCATCCGATCATGCCGGGGGTGCTGATCATCGAAGCCATGGCCCAGGCCGCCGGCCTGCTCGGCTTCAGCATGATGGGGGCCAAGGCGGCCGCCGACACCCTGTACCTGTATGTCGGCTCCGACAACCTGCGTTTCCGCTCGCCGGTGACCCCGGGGGATCAACTGATCCTCGAGGCCCGCGTACTCAGCACCAAGCGTGGCCTGTGGAAGTTCGAGTGCCAGGCCAGCGTCGACGGCAAGGCGGTCTGCTCCGGCGAGATCATCTGCGCGGAACAGAAGAAATGA
- the rnhB gene encoding ribonuclease HII: MQLGLDFTLVEELVAGVDEVGRGPLCGPVVTAAVILDPARPIAGLNDSKKLSEARRERLFDEIRDKALAWCIGRAEVEEIDRLNILQATFLAMQRAVEGLSIQPRLALIDGNRCPKLLVPSAPVVGGDARVPAIAAASILAKVSRDREMAELDARYPGYGMAGHKGYPTPAHLEALRRLGPTPIHRRSFAPVRALLDPS, translated from the coding sequence ATGCAGCTGGGTCTGGATTTCACCCTGGTCGAGGAGCTGGTCGCCGGCGTTGACGAGGTCGGCCGCGGTCCGCTGTGCGGTCCGGTGGTCACCGCCGCGGTGATCCTCGATCCGGCGCGTCCCATCGCGGGGCTCAATGACTCCAAGAAGCTCAGCGAGGCGCGCCGTGAGCGGCTGTTCGACGAGATCCGCGACAAGGCGCTGGCCTGGTGCATCGGTCGCGCCGAGGTCGAGGAGATCGACCGCCTGAACATCCTGCAGGCCACCTTCCTGGCCATGCAGCGCGCGGTCGAGGGCCTGTCCATCCAGCCGCGGCTGGCGCTGATCGACGGCAATCGCTGCCCGAAGCTCCTGGTGCCCAGCGCGCCGGTGGTCGGCGGCGACGCCAGGGTGCCGGCGATCGCCGCCGCCTCGATCCTCGCCAAGGTCAGCCGCGATCGCGAGATGGCCGAACTGGATGCCCGCTATCCTGGTTACGGCATGGCCGGGCACAAGGGCTATCCGACGCCGGCGCATCTCGAGGCGCTCAGGCGCCTGGGGCCGACGCCCATTCATCGGCGCTCCTTTGCGCCGGTCCGGGCGCTGCTCGATCCGTCCTGA
- the accA gene encoding acetyl-CoA carboxylase carboxyl transferase subunit alpha: protein MNPNYLDFEQPIADLQAKIEGLRMVGNDNELNISEEIARLQDKTRTLTQSIFSNLTSWQIARLARHPRRPYTLDYIQHIFTEFDELHGDRHFADDAAIVGGVARLDDKPVMIIGHQKGREVREKVRRNFGMPRPEGYRKACRLMEMAERFKLPILTFIDTPGAYPGIDAEERGQSEAIAWNLRVMARLKTPIIATVIGEGGSGGALAIGVCDQLNMLQYSTYAVISPEGCASILWRTAEKAPEAAEAMGITAERLKELGIVDTVIAEPLGGAHSDHAAMAAVLRESLNQQLDMLGKHDIPALLDRRYQRLMSYGAV from the coding sequence ATGAACCCGAATTATCTGGATTTCGAACAGCCGATCGCCGACCTGCAAGCCAAGATCGAAGGCCTGCGCATGGTGGGCAACGACAACGAGCTGAACATCAGCGAAGAGATTGCCCGCCTGCAGGACAAGACCAGGACGCTGACCCAGAGCATCTTCAGCAACCTGACCAGCTGGCAGATCGCGCGCCTGGCCCGTCATCCGCGCCGCCCGTACACCCTGGACTACATCCAGCACATCTTCACCGAGTTCGACGAGCTGCACGGCGACCGCCACTTCGCCGACGACGCCGCCATCGTCGGCGGCGTGGCCCGCCTGGACGACAAGCCGGTGATGATCATCGGCCACCAGAAGGGCCGCGAGGTGCGCGAGAAGGTGCGCCGCAACTTCGGCATGCCGCGCCCCGAGGGCTACCGCAAGGCCTGCCGCCTGATGGAGATGGCCGAGCGCTTCAAGCTGCCGATCCTCACCTTCATCGACACCCCCGGCGCCTACCCGGGTATCGACGCAGAGGAGCGCGGCCAGAGCGAGGCCATCGCCTGGAACCTGCGCGTCATGGCGCGCCTGAAGACTCCGATCATCGCCACCGTGATCGGCGAGGGCGGTTCGGGCGGCGCGCTGGCCATCGGCGTGTGCGACCAGCTGAACATGCTGCAGTACTCCACCTATGCGGTGATCTCGCCGGAAGGCTGCGCCTCGATCCTCTGGCGCACCGCCGAGAAGGCGCCGGAAGCCGCCGAGGCCATGGGCATCACCGCCGAGCGCCTGAAGGAGCTGGGCATCGTCGATACCGTGATCGCCGAGCCGCTGGGCGGCGCCCACAGCGACCATGCGGCCATGGCTGCCGTGCTGCGCGAGTCGCTGAATCAGCAGCTGGACATGCTCGGCAAGCACGACATCCCGGCCCTGCTGGACCGTCGCTACCAGCGCCTGATGAGCTACGGCGCGGTCTGA
- the lpxA gene encoding acyl-ACP--UDP-N-acetylglucosamine O-acyltransferase, with protein MSLIDPRAIIDPSARLADSVEVGPWSIIGPNVEIGEGTVIGPHVIVKGPTVIGRHNRIYQFSSVGEDTPDLKYKGEPTRLLIGDHNVIREGVTIHRGTVQDRFETTIGNHNLLMAYVHVGHDSVIGDHCILVNNTALAGHVHVGDWAILSGFTLVHQFCHIGAHSFSGMGTAIGKDVPAFVTVFGSPAEARSMNFEGMRRRGFSDEVMHALRRAYKVMYRKGLTVEEALADLAADAAQYPEVALFCDSVRSSTRGITR; from the coding sequence ATGAGTCTGATCGACCCTCGCGCCATCATCGATCCGAGTGCCAGGCTGGCCGACTCCGTCGAAGTTGGCCCCTGGTCGATCATCGGTCCGAACGTGGAAATCGGCGAGGGTACCGTGATCGGTCCCCACGTGATCGTCAAGGGCCCCACGGTGATCGGCCGGCACAATCGCATCTACCAGTTCTCCTCGGTAGGCGAAGACACTCCCGATCTGAAGTACAAGGGCGAGCCGACCCGTCTGCTGATCGGCGACCACAACGTGATCCGCGAAGGCGTCACCATCCATCGCGGCACCGTGCAGGATCGCTTCGAGACCACCATCGGCAACCACAACCTGCTGATGGCCTACGTGCACGTCGGCCACGACAGCGTGATCGGCGACCACTGCATCCTGGTCAACAACACCGCACTGGCCGGCCACGTGCACGTCGGCGACTGGGCGATCCTCTCCGGCTTCACCCTGGTCCACCAGTTCTGCCATATCGGCGCGCACAGCTTCTCCGGCATGGGCACGGCGATCGGCAAGGACGTGCCGGCCTTCGTCACCGTGTTCGGCAGCCCCGCCGAGGCGCGCAGCATGAACTTCGAGGGCATGCGCCGGCGCGGTTTCAGCGACGAGGTGATGCACGCCCTGCGTCGCGCCTACAAGGTCATGTACCGCAAGGGGCTGACCGTCGAGGAGGCGCTGGCCGACCTGGCCGCCGACGCGGCGCAGTACCCGGAAGTGGCGCTGTTCTGCGACTCGGTGCGCAGCTCGACCCGCGGCATCACCCGCTGA
- the dnaE gene encoding DNA polymerase III subunit alpha: MTATFVHLRVHTEYSLVDGLVRVKPLVKAVAGAGMPAVAVTDMSNMCSLVKFYKTAMGGGIKPICGADLWLAGRGEDAPLSRLTLLAMDAQGYRNLTELISRGWTEGQHNGLVVIQRDWVKQAAAGLIALSGAKEGEIGLALLGGHADEAEALLREWQAVFPERFYLEVQRTSRVNDEEYLHAAVQLATRCDAPLVATNDVRFLKQDDFEAHETRVCIGEGRTLDDPRRPRNYSDQQYLKSPAEMAELFSDLPEALENTVEIARRCNIDVRLGKHFLPDFPTPNGMGIDDYLRHASYEGLEERLEVLLPKDTPDYEAKRQVYVDRLEFELGTIIQMGFPGYFLIVADFIQWAKNNGVPVGPGRGSGAGSLVAYVLKITDLDPLAYDLLFERFLNPERVSMPDFDVDFCMDGRDRVIDYVADKYGRNAVSQIITFGSMAAKAVVRDVARVQGKSYGLADRLSKMIPFEVGMTLEKAYEMEEPLRDFLAVDEDAREIWDMALKLEGITRGTGKHAGGVVIAPTRLTDFSPIACDEEGGGLVTQFDKDDVEAAGLVKFDFLGLRTLTIIKWALETINREQAKKGLPPVDIDFIPLDDKPTYQLLQRAETTAVFQLESRGMKELIKKLKPDCLEDLIALVALFRPGPLQSGMVDDFINRKHGRAELSYPHPDYQYAGLEPVLKPTYGIILYQEQVMQIAQVMAGYTLGGADMLRRAMGKKKPEEMAKQRGGFIEGCANNGIDGELAGNIFDLVEKFAGYGFNKSHSAAYGLVSYQTAWLKTHFPSPFMAAVMSADMHNTDKVVILIEECRSMKLRIDAPDVNVSEFKFTVNEDGRIVYGLGAVKGVGEGPVEAIVEARATGPFKDLFDFCARVDLKRINKRTLEALIRSGALDRLGPHYHDEPKAYQASLDLNRAVLLAAMEEAVQAAEQSARSADSGHMDLFGGLFAEPEADVYANYRKVRELTLKERLRGEKETLGLYLTGHPIDEYEGEVRRFARQRIIDLRPARETQTVAGLIVNLRVMKNKRGDKMGFVTLDDRSGRIEASLFAEAFAAAQSLLQTDALVVIEGEVSMDDFSGGLRLRAKRVMSLEEARTGLAESLRMRVDGEALRGERLRWLAELCGQHRGACPITLDYSGRDARALLQFGDQWRIDPTDNLIQTLRDQFGRDNVFLQYR, translated from the coding sequence ATGACCGCCACCTTCGTCCACCTGCGCGTGCACACCGAATACTCCCTGGTCGACGGCCTGGTACGGGTCAAGCCGCTGGTCAAGGCGGTGGCCGGGGCGGGCATGCCGGCGGTGGCGGTCACCGACATGAGCAACATGTGCTCGCTGGTCAAGTTCTACAAGACCGCCATGGGGGGCGGCATCAAGCCGATCTGCGGCGCCGACCTGTGGCTGGCCGGCCGCGGCGAGGACGCCCCGCTGTCGCGCCTGACCCTGCTGGCGATGGATGCCCAGGGTTACCGCAATCTCACCGAGCTGATCTCGCGCGGCTGGACCGAGGGGCAGCACAACGGCCTGGTGGTCATCCAGCGCGACTGGGTCAAGCAGGCCGCCGCGGGGCTGATCGCGCTGTCCGGTGCCAAGGAGGGGGAGATCGGCCTGGCGCTGCTCGGCGGTCACGCCGACGAAGCCGAGGCGCTGCTGCGCGAGTGGCAGGCGGTGTTCCCCGAGCGCTTCTACCTGGAGGTGCAGCGCACCAGCCGGGTCAACGACGAGGAGTACCTGCACGCGGCGGTGCAACTGGCCACGCGCTGCGATGCGCCGCTGGTGGCCACCAACGACGTGCGCTTCCTCAAGCAGGACGACTTCGAGGCCCACGAGACCCGCGTGTGCATCGGCGAGGGACGCACCCTCGACGATCCGCGGCGGCCGCGCAATTACTCGGACCAGCAGTACCTGAAGAGCCCGGCGGAGATGGCCGAGCTGTTCAGCGACCTTCCCGAGGCGCTGGAGAACACCGTCGAGATCGCCAGGCGCTGCAACATCGACGTGCGCCTGGGTAAGCACTTCCTGCCCGACTTCCCGACGCCCAACGGCATGGGCATCGACGACTACCTGCGCCACGCCTCCTACGAGGGGCTGGAAGAGCGTCTTGAAGTGCTGCTGCCCAAGGACACTCCGGACTACGAGGCCAAGCGCCAGGTCTACGTCGACCGCCTGGAGTTCGAGCTGGGCACCATCATCCAGATGGGCTTTCCCGGCTACTTCCTGATCGTGGCCGACTTCATACAGTGGGCGAAGAACAACGGCGTGCCGGTGGGACCGGGGCGCGGCTCGGGTGCCGGCAGTCTGGTCGCCTACGTGCTGAAGATCACCGACCTCGACCCGCTGGCCTACGACCTGCTGTTCGAGCGCTTCCTCAACCCCGAGCGGGTCTCCATGCCCGACTTCGACGTCGACTTCTGCATGGACGGCCGCGACCGGGTGATCGACTACGTGGCCGACAAGTACGGTCGCAACGCGGTGAGCCAGATCATCACCTTCGGCTCGATGGCGGCCAAGGCGGTGGTGCGCGACGTGGCGCGGGTGCAGGGCAAGTCCTACGGGCTGGCCGACCGCCTGTCGAAGATGATCCCCTTCGAAGTCGGCATGACCCTGGAAAAGGCCTACGAGATGGAGGAGCCGCTGCGCGACTTCCTCGCCGTCGACGAGGATGCCAGGGAAATCTGGGACATGGCCCTCAAGCTCGAGGGCATCACCCGCGGCACCGGCAAGCACGCCGGCGGCGTGGTGATCGCGCCGACCAGGCTCACCGACTTCTCGCCGATCGCCTGCGACGAGGAGGGCGGCGGCCTGGTCACCCAGTTCGACAAGGACGACGTCGAGGCCGCCGGCCTGGTCAAGTTCGACTTCCTCGGCCTGCGCACCCTGACCATCATCAAGTGGGCACTGGAGACCATCAACCGCGAGCAGGCGAAGAAGGGCCTGCCGCCGGTCGACATCGACTTCATCCCGCTGGACGACAAGCCGACCTACCAGTTGCTGCAGCGCGCCGAGACCACCGCGGTGTTCCAGCTCGAATCGCGCGGCATGAAGGAGCTGATCAAGAAGCTCAAGCCGGACTGCCTGGAAGACCTCATCGCGCTGGTGGCGCTGTTCCGTCCCGGCCCGCTGCAGTCGGGCATGGTGGACGACTTCATCAACCGCAAGCACGGCCGTGCCGAGCTGTCCTATCCGCACCCGGACTACCAGTACGCGGGCCTCGAGCCGGTGCTCAAGCCCACCTACGGCATCATCCTGTACCAGGAACAGGTGATGCAGATCGCCCAGGTGATGGCCGGCTACACCCTGGGCGGTGCCGACATGCTGCGTCGGGCCATGGGCAAGAAGAAGCCCGAGGAGATGGCCAAGCAGCGCGGCGGCTTCATCGAGGGCTGCGCCAACAACGGCATCGACGGCGAGCTGGCGGGCAACATCTTCGACCTGGTGGAGAAGTTCGCCGGCTACGGCTTCAACAAGTCGCACTCGGCCGCCTACGGCCTGGTCTCCTACCAGACCGCCTGGCTGAAGACCCATTTCCCGTCGCCGTTCATGGCCGCGGTGATGTCGGCGGACATGCACAACACCGACAAGGTGGTGATCCTCATCGAGGAATGCCGCAGCATGAAGCTGCGCATCGACGCCCCCGACGTCAACGTCTCCGAGTTCAAGTTCACAGTCAACGAGGACGGGCGCATCGTCTACGGCCTCGGTGCGGTCAAGGGCGTCGGCGAGGGGCCGGTGGAGGCCATCGTCGAGGCGCGCGCCACGGGGCCGTTCAAGGACCTGTTCGACTTCTGCGCGCGGGTCGATTTGAAGCGCATCAACAAGCGCACCCTGGAGGCGCTGATCCGCAGCGGTGCGCTGGATCGCCTCGGCCCGCACTACCACGACGAGCCCAAGGCCTACCAGGCCAGCCTCGACCTCAATCGCGCGGTGCTGCTGGCGGCGATGGAGGAGGCGGTACAGGCGGCCGAGCAGAGCGCGCGCAGCGCCGACAGCGGACACATGGACCTGTTCGGCGGGCTGTTCGCCGAGCCCGAGGCCGACGTCTACGCCAACTACCGCAAGGTGCGCGAGCTGACCCTCAAAGAGCGCCTGCGCGGCGAGAAGGAGACTCTCGGCCTGTACCTGACCGGCCACCCGATCGACGAGTACGAAGGCGAGGTGCGCCGCTTCGCCCGCCAGCGCATCATCGACCTGCGCCCGGCGCGCGAGACGCAGACGGTGGCCGGGCTGATCGTCAACCTGCGGGTGATGAAGAACAAGCGCGGCGACAAGATGGGCTTCGTCACCCTCGACGACCGTTCCGGGCGCATCGAGGCCTCGCTGTTCGCCGAGGCCTTCGCCGCCGCGCAGTCGCTGCTGCAGACCGATGCGCTGGTGGTGATCGAGGGCGAGGTGAGCATGGACGACTTCTCCGGCGGCCTGCGCCTGCGTGCGAAACGGGTGATGAGCCTGGAGGAGGCGCGCACCGGGCTGGCCGAGAGCCTGCGCATGCGGGTCGACGGCGAGGCGCTCAGGGGCGAGCGGCTGCGCTGGCTGGCCGAGCTGTGCGGCCAGCATCGCGGCGCCTGTCCGATCACTCTCGACTACAGCGGCCGGGACGCGCGCGCCCTGCTGCAGTTCGGCGACCAATGGCGAATCGACCCCACCGACAACCTTATCCAGACTTTGCGTGACCAGTTCGGACGCGACAACGTCTTCCTCCAATACCGCTAA
- the lpxD gene encoding UDP-3-O-(3-hydroxymyristoyl)glucosamine N-acyltransferase, producing the protein MSASVHTLGELAARVGAELRGPADLPIAGLAALQDAGPQQLTFLANAQYRKHLATCQAGAVLLTPADAEGFAGNALVLANPYLAFAQLSHLFDRKPVAVPGIHPTAMVAADAVVDPSASVGPGVVIESGAVIGARVSLGAHCVIGARSVIGDDGWLAPRVTLYHDVRIGQRVVIQSGAVLGGEGFGFANDKGVWIKIAQIGGVTIGDDVEIGANTTIDRGALADTVIGNGVKLDNQIMIAHNVQIGDHTAMAGCCGISGSTRIGKHCMIAGGVGMVGHIEVCDHVFVTGMTMVTRSITEPGAYSSGTAMQPAAEWKKSAARLRHLDDMAKRLQQLEKQLAAVTRSGDGSSDA; encoded by the coding sequence ATGAGTGCTTCCGTCCATACCCTTGGCGAGCTGGCCGCGCGCGTCGGCGCCGAGCTGCGCGGACCGGCCGATCTGCCCATCGCCGGTCTGGCCGCTCTGCAGGACGCCGGCCCGCAGCAGCTGACCTTCCTCGCCAACGCGCAGTACCGCAAGCACCTGGCGACCTGCCAGGCCGGCGCGGTGCTGCTGACTCCGGCCGATGCCGAGGGCTTCGCCGGCAATGCCCTGGTGCTGGCCAATCCCTACCTGGCCTTCGCCCAGCTGTCGCACCTGTTCGACCGCAAGCCGGTCGCCGTGCCCGGCATCCACCCGACGGCCATGGTCGCCGCGGATGCCGTGGTCGATCCGAGCGCCTCGGTCGGTCCCGGCGTGGTGATCGAGTCCGGCGCGGTGATCGGCGCGCGGGTGAGCCTCGGTGCCCATTGCGTGATCGGTGCGCGCAGCGTGATCGGCGACGACGGCTGGCTGGCGCCGCGGGTGACCCTGTACCACGACGTGCGCATCGGTCAGCGTGTGGTCATCCAGTCCGGCGCGGTGCTCGGCGGCGAGGGCTTCGGCTTCGCCAACGACAAGGGCGTGTGGATCAAGATCGCCCAGATCGGTGGCGTGACCATCGGCGACGACGTCGAGATCGGCGCCAACACCACCATCGACCGTGGCGCCCTGGCCGACACGGTGATCGGCAACGGGGTCAAGCTCGACAACCAGATCATGATCGCCCACAACGTGCAGATCGGCGATCACACTGCCATGGCCGGCTGCTGCGGCATCTCCGGCAGCACCAGGATCGGCAAGCACTGCATGATCGCCGGCGGCGTCGGCATGGTCGGTCACATCGAGGTGTGCGATCACGTGTTCGTCACCGGCATGACCATGGTCACCCGCTCGATCACCGAGCCGGGGGCCTATTCCTCGGGCACGGCGATGCAGCCGGCGGCCGAGTGGAAGAAGAGCGCCGCGCGCCTGCGTCACCTTGACGACATGGCCAAGCGCCTGCAGCAGCTGGAAAAACAGCTCGCCGCCGTGACCCGGAGCGGGGATGGCTCATCTGATGCCTGA